The DNA window CGCGCACGGAGGGGATGACCACGGAGCAGTTCCACGAGATGGTGAACACGCGCTCCGGCCTGCTCGGGATCTCGGAGACCAGCGCGGACGTGCGGGATCTCCTTGCCCGGGAGGGCGCGGACGTCCGCGCCGCCGAGGCGCTCGCCGTCTTCTGTCAGGCCGTACGCAAGACGATCGGCGCCCATGCCGCGGTGCTGGGCGGGCTGGACGCGCTGGTGTTTGCGGGCGGTATCGGCGAGCATGGCGCGGTGATCCGGGCGCGAGCGTGCGAGGGACTCGGGTTCCTCGGGATCGTGCTGGACCCCGCGCGCAATGCCGAGCACGCCGGCCTCATCTCGACGGGGCGGGTGGCGGTCCGGGTGATGCGAACCGATGAGGAGGTCGAGATCGCAGCCTCGACCTGGGAGGTACTGGGCTCATGATCAGGAGGCCGATGTTCGTTCTCGCGCTCGGGTGGCTCGTCGCCGCCCTGCTGGCGCCCGGCGCGCCCGCCTGGGCCGCCGACACCGCGCAGGAGGAGGCCAACAAGAAGGTGGTGGTGGACTTCTACGAGAAGGCCATCAACCAGAAGGACTTCGAGGCGGCGTCGAAGCATTTCGGCGATCGCTACGTCCAGCACAACCCCGGGGCGCCCGACGGGCCCGAGGGGCTCAAGGCCTTCCTCGGCTTCCTCAAGGAGAAGTTTCCGCAGTCGAGGAGCGAGATCAAGCGTGTGTTCGCCGACGGCGACTACGTGATCCTCCACGTGCACGCGGTGCGCGAGCCGGGCACGCGCGGCTCGGCCATCGTGGACATCTTCAAGCTCGAGGGCGGCAAGATCGTCGAGCACTGGGACGTCGTGCAGCCGATCCCGGAGAAGGCGGCCAACAGCAACGGCATGTTCTGATGCCGCGCGCTTACGGGGCGAGCGTCCAGTAGAAGCGCTTGTTGTCGCGGCCCTTGTTCTCGCGCTTGA is part of the Candidatus Methylomirabilota bacterium genome and encodes:
- a CDS encoding nuclear transport factor 2 family protein; amino-acid sequence: MFVLALGWLVAALLAPGAPAWAADTAQEEANKKVVVDFYEKAINQKDFEAASKHFGDRYVQHNPGAPDGPEGLKAFLGFLKEKFPQSRSEIKRVFADGDYVILHVHAVREPGTRGSAIVDIFKLEGGKIVEHWDVVQPIPEKAANSNGMF